From the Pocillopora verrucosa isolate sample1 chromosome 11, ASM3666991v2, whole genome shotgun sequence genome, the window AGGAAGTTTTAGCTCTAATTGGGTTGCTAAATATTGTTTGTGATACACCTTTACATTATGACAAAATCTAACCGGCAACGTTCAGATTTCTACTCAGGACAACCTTTATTAAGATAAATTCGTCTAAAGTAACCGGTTTTCTCCCGCAGAatgtaaataattgtttatttctaatttcTAGAATCGAGTCGTGAAAGTATTGTAGCTTTACTaaagaaaaagcatttgaaaGCAGAATTGTTAGTGATTTGAAGCAATAAGGGGTTAAGAATTTGCAACTTCGAAGTAATCtagttattattaattttttttttatggtgcaGTGACCACAAAATGGCCCATGAGACAGCTTGGAGAAAGTTTTACATCCTCCTGGTTCTTCTCGTAAACTGCCGAAACGTTCATTCGAAGAGACAAGGTAACTAACACTTCTCAACACCATATCAGTAGcttaaagaagaaaagcaaatcgcaaaaaaatgaggaaaaataaaaaaacctaaATTATGAACTAGGCTAGGATTTCTCAAAATCCAAAGGTAAGGTTTAGGTCCATAATAAAATCCATTCGTGTCGCTTCTACAATTCAATTAATTAACGATGAGGATCCAAAAATTAGTCATCGGATAATGATATTTTACTAGTTAAAAAGGCCAATGTTAATTAAAACATACAGTATTTATTTAACGTCATAAACGGATATTCCAATGCGCTGAATGATTTTCCAATCTTGTACTGTGGAATGACGCCCGAttatattataattttttttttcaccgaaaTTAGAAATTGCTAATTGGAAGTCTCTTTACGTTTTACAAGGAAGTCTACAGATAATATCTTTAGGAGTACCCCGGATGGTGTGCGTGACAGTTATTTAAATGCGTGCGTGACAGTTATTTGAATGTTTCAATagaagttggaaaaaaaacgaTGCATAATAAAACCAACGGGAAACTGCGCAGTCAAATTTAACTCTCCTTCCTATTTTTCGTTATTTGGTATCGTTGGtacataaattattatttagGAATTTGACGAAAAATCTTAGTCTAACTACGGGTcgtttaatttgcatatcatttgACAGTGAGGGAAGAATATCAAATATGTTGAAGGTTTTTTTGCTGTCTTCCGTATTGATTTTCCGACGCAATATAACTATTTCCTAGTGACacataaatattttcaaaataaaatgagcttttttttaagaaaaagtatGCCAGTATTGGAATATCGATATCACAATCGTGTTgccacattaaaaaaaaatgggacaTGCACTATAGCTTATTCGAGTCATTAAGGCGTCTCACAAGAACATTATGCGTAAGTCTGAATGGCCTCAATTTTTTATCTCGGCAATCAAACATTTTTGGTGCATCCTCGGGCGAAGACAGGCTAAATTCAAATTTAACTTATTCGAATTACTCCCCCACTGAGACACGGTGAGTTTACCTCATACTGCAAAATACCAAATATATATGAAAGTTagaaaaatctggaaaaaatgACAGTTGCGATGACTAGTAAAGGCCAGTATTAACGTCAAATACTCCGTCTTTGTGATTTTACACTGACATGACCGAAATTCAGTCTACATTGACGAAGAGTTATTTTAACATAATGGAAATGAAATccgaacacttttttttttttatttatgatattCCACGCCATTTTAAGAACTCTACATTTGAGGTTGCAGCCTGTGGTTAGATACGTTCCTTATGAGCAAAAGTTAGCTTAGAAAGCTATACATCATTGCTTAGCTTACTTTTTTAAAGTCttccactttctttttcctgatATGAAGACCAACAAACTAAATGGGGCGAATTCCTACGTCCTGAAGACTAATATCCACTAAGCTGATTCAATTAGAGCTGGAGAGTGAaatctttctgttttcttcttgaATCATCCATCACAGCTTTGgtcttttgaaattaaattttcaatattttgctcACACCGGGCTTAATAAATATTAAGACTATCTAATAGGCCGTGGGTTTGATTTTTGCAGAGATTATTACGAGACCGCCACTGAAGCATCGTATTGAAACACCAATGAGTCTTACATCTTGTGTCTCTCACAATTCTTACTTAAAAACAGTCTCTTTCTCCCTCTTAATTAGAAGCTGCCCTTCCCGCCTTTAGGTTTTCCTTCAGAGAATTTAAGCATGACGTTTACAACAGTCAGcaaaagctgaatttttttgccaTCTGTTTTCAGCCGTTTGTGAACAACAGTGAAAATATCTACGCTAATATGAGCCAAATATTTGTTTACTATTTTTTTACAGTAGTTCTTCAAGTAATAAAAGATGACCGGCTagaattaaattgttttctgctgttgtaaacattttctttgtcTTAAATTCACTGAAAGGGACACTTTTTTAGGCCGCTTACATTCATTGGATTTGCGCTTTTTCGCCGCTTGAATTAAAGGGTTTCATATATAGATAGATAATCTTTATTTACCTACGGACAATTCATCAGccataaaaacattcaaatatatAAACATGCATTTAATGAATAAGATACTATAAAAACTATACTTAAACACAAACCTAACTAAAGCTGCTTTCCACGAATGCCGTACTTGAACGTACTTCTTTAATTACACGCTTAAATAACCCAAAGGACTCTGCTTGTCTGATGTCACGAGGAAGTCTGTTCCAAAGAGTGGCGCCGCTATAGCTAAAGCtgtttttgtaacattttgTGCGCGGCAAAGGAACATTATGCTTGTTCTCAGAGTCTCTTAGGTTATACGCAGTTTCTCGCCTTTCAAATTTAGAGCATAAATAATCTGGAGCTGAACCATGCAGAGGCTCATTAAGgatctttgtatttgctgctGGGAAGCTAGGTTTTTCCATCTTAGGAGCTCAAAGAAGTGACCAACATCGGCATCATAATTTTAATAAGTTAAAACACGGGCTGTTCTGTTTTGTAGTTTCTGTACCTAGTTCTGCAAAGTTATCCCGCAGTTTCCCCAAACAATATTTCAATAGTCGAAATGTGGTTGAATCAGAGCTTGATATAGTAGAAGCAAAGTTGCTTGAGGGACAAGGTGCCTTATTCGTTTTATAGCCCCAATGCCGGAGGCGACTTTCTTTGTTAGTTTATCGATGTGACTGCTCCAATCGAGTGTATTATCGATGGTTACTCCAAGTGATTTTGCAGTGGTGACCTGGCTAACTTGATTGTCAGAAATTGTGATCGTCGGAGAAAATGCGTGAGTACTGAATCTCTACCTTTGTACAAGTTAGTTTGTAGCACAAACGTTGCATTTATCTCAATAAAATGTTACgttgtttttctgttatttatcAGGTTCGGTTTCAGTCACGTCATTAGGATGTTACCAAGATGGTGTGAACTACCAAAGTCAAAGGATATTCCCCATTCTGTTTTTAAGAGTTAAACCTGCAAGGTGGTGGTCTGATAGTAACCATATCATACAATCATGTGCCTCTGCGGCTGCCGCCCGAGGATATCGGATATTTTCTATTCAGGATTTCGCAGAATGTCGCTGGGGTCCAAGCGCTGAAAGAGATTATAGCAAATATGGCCGTGGCTGGTACTGTTACAGAGGACTGGGATGGATGGGATCTGGCAGCGTGTACAGGGTTCAAAGTTCATCCCCAGGTAAGATACTTAGTAAATCGATATTAAATGGAGAATCAAGCTATAATCGCTGGCTAAACTTGTTTCGACAATTGTTTCCCAAGGATACGATAAAtatatttctcaaatttttactGTCTTCCCCTATCTTCCTCTGAATTGAAGAAAAAACGTCATTCTCCCTCTCTTTCTTAATGTTGATGTGCCTTATTCCGATTTCAGTTAGCTTGTGTCTTGATTTCGTCAGTGTAAGATTCTTTAAATCAAaacatctcattttttttttttgttcctcattAGTAAATGGAAAATGGGCGAGCTGGTCTCGTTGGAGCTCATGTAGCGCCAGTTGTAATGGTGGAACTCGAACTCGTCGACGCAGCTGTACCAATCCTCTACCAGCCAATGGCGGTGCAAGGTGTTCTGGATCCAACTCACAGACGCAGTTTTGCAACAGCAACCGCTGCCATAGTAGAGGTAGGTGCTTGGCTATTCTTTACCTGTCAGCATTGGTATATCAGTCATCTTATTGAGAATTCTAATAACGTAACGATCGGATTTATTTTTGCAAGATTGCGCAGGgatttttttatatattgattTCGCTCCAAAGTTCATTCGTGCTTAACTGATAGAGCGTCTCTAAAATCATATATCTGAACTGTAAATTACAAGTACCATGCCCCTTTTATCCTACTTCTTTACCTCAGAAGGTTGAAGGCTCTATGTAAAGATTAGAAAAGCATCTAATTTTAAATCGATCGTTCATTGAGTATGATTCATTTTCACGCATCATTTTCACATTTCGGCTTAAAAAGACGAGTTTTGGTGACAAGCTACATGCAGGTTAGGCACAAACAGGTGTGTGCTGCTGGGCGGGGGGAGGGGTATGGGGGAGGGGAACTTTGGATGTTTGCGCACTCCACCCCAATGACcaaaacatctctcttttttcatgGGTTCTACAAATCCCTTTGCAGTTGTTCATGGTAGGTGGTCAGCATGGCGGCCATGGAGCACATGCTCTCGAAGCTGTGGCAGAGGATCACAAATCAGGACCAGAACATGCACCAACCCCGCTCCAAGAAATGGTGGCAATAACTGCCGAGGATCAAACACTCAAAGAAGGAGATGCAACTCAAAGAGATGCCCCGGTATACTAATTTTAAATGAGCGGCTTTTTTATGACTACAGAACACGTAATTAAAGACatctaaatttaaagaaaaatctgcAACTCGAATGGACCTGACAGTTTGTAGTTTCTGAATGTGCAGTTTCCTTGTGACTATAAAATTCCGAGGTAATTCCGAAGTCAATAGCGCAGAattttttgaaagttatttaaatgtttcaaaagtagTCGGGAAAAAACGGTGCATGGTAAAACCAACGGGGAACTGCGCAGTCAAATACATCTATCCTTCCTATTTTTCGTTATTTGGTATCGTTGGtatataaaattattatttaggAATTTGACAAAAAATCTTAGGAAATAAAAAGCCAAAGTCTAACTACGGGTcgtttaatttgcatatcatttgACTATGGCGGAAGAATATTAATTATGTTGAAGGTTTTTTTGCTGACTTCCGTATTGATTTTCCGACGCAATATAACTATTTCCTAGTGACacatatatattttcaaaataaagttggCTTTTTCTAAGGAAAAATATGCCAGTATTGGAATATTGATATCCTAATCGTgttgtcaaattaaaaaaaaaaaattcatccaaAGGTATGGGGGAGGGGGACTTTGGATGTTTGTGCCCTCCACCCCAGTGAGCAAAACATCTCGCATTTTTCATGGGTTCTACAAATCCCTTTGCAGTTGTTCATGGTAGGTGGTCAGCATGGCAGCCATGGAGCACATGCTCTCGAAGCTGTGGTAGAGGAACACAAATCAGGACCAGAACATGCACCAACCCTGCTCCAAGAAATGGTGGCAATAACTGCCGAGGATCAAGCACTCAAAGAAGGAGATGCAACTCAAAGAGATGCCCCGGTATACTAATTTTAACTGAGCGGCTTTTTTGTGACAACAGAATACGTAATTAAAGACatctaaatttaaagaaaaatctgcAACTCGAATGGATCTGACAGTTTGTAGTTTCTGAATATGCAGTTTCCTTGTGACCATAAATAAAATTCCGAAGTAATTCCGAATAACGCGGATTTTTTTTGGGAGCATTATGATcacgaaaatgaaaataatctaTCAAAAACGTGACGATACAATTGATTAGCCGGACTcttacatcgtgagacaaacggtTATTAAATAAAACCAAGATTAACGACAACATTTTCTATAAAAACTATATAACTACATAAATCAACGCGTAAGTGGTAATAACAAGAAGGAGCATGGCAGCATTTTTCTCAATTGTTGTTTGTATCTTTGTTGCTGTTTAACTTTAGTTAATGGAGGCTGGTCACGCTGGCGACGGTGGAGCTCCTGCTCCAGAAGTTGTGGGGGTGGATCACAGCGAACAGTTAGGACATGTACCAACCCCCCTCCAAGAAATGGAGGGTCCACATGTCCAGGAAGGAGCATTTTAGTCCGTTCATGCAATACCAACCGCTGTCCAGGTAACACTTTGGAGAATGTTCTTGATGTATTGAAGTGATGGTTATCAGTGAATTAGAAATGTAATCCTCATGTCCTTCTCAGTGTAGACAAAGACAGTTGAGGAAATCCTCTTTCTTCAGTTTCACTATTTTCAATTCTTGACAGTTATCTTCAGGATGTCAATGTTACTTAAGAAAGCAACTTAAGATATAAGAGCAAGAATGTTTGTGCCTCTGAAGAAAGTTGTATCATCTTAACTGAAAGGAAGTTTTTTAGCTTTCTCAAATCAaagtaatgtttgtttttttagctgTCTAGAGATCTGATAATTATGTTTCCATGGTTTCCTCACAGGTTGTGTGGAAAGTAGCATAGTAACCGATAGATGTGGCCAGCGGTGTATGTGTTCACGTGGTCGCTTTATCCAGTGCACTCGTGTGAGACGGGAATTTACAGCCATGTCAAGAGCAGACCGTGAAAAATACGTCAGAATTGTTCGCACTGTGTCAACAGACCCCAGATACAAACCAGAATATGACAGAGTAATAACCCAACATAGAACAATATTCAATGCTGGGATTCACCAGCGAGATTTTTTCTTACCATGGCATAGATGGTACATGCTGCAATATGAGAACCTTCTTCGACGCGTAGACTGTACAGTGACAGTACCTTACTGGGACTGGAGCCAGGTATCACGTTCTCCATGGCGCGGTAGAGCGTCTGATTTGTGGTTCTCAGGAAATAGTGGTTTTGGTGGGAATGGAGAACAAACACCTCAACAGTGTGTGACAAGTGGTCCGTTTAGGCGAGGAGTTTGGAATGTTGTGCCATCAGCCGGGGGTGGCTGTCTCCGTCGCCAGTTTAATCTAAGTGACAATACCCCTGATTCCGCTGCAGTCGCAGAGGTGTTAAGGATTCCTCATTCGGAATTTGATTCCTTCGAGATTGCGCTGCGAATAAATCTTCATGACACTGTACACTGCTTAATTGGAGGCACCATGTGTTCATTCGACTCGGCTGCTGCCCCTGAATTTATGCTGCACCATGGTTTTATAGATAAGATATGGGCAGACTGGCAAAGAAGGAGTAGAAATCACATGAATGCTCATTTTCCCTCCGTCACTACACCCATGCCCGGCACAAACCAGCTCCGTACAACAGCAGTTTTGAATAACTTAAGATTACCGGGAGGGGTACGAGTGCAGTTCCAGAATCCACCGAGACCGCATATAAGAAACCGTTTTGGAGGTAATTAGCCGGTTGTTTCATCATTATCACTGTCATCACCGTATTGGTTTTCATCATCATAGTTATCAGTGTTATtgtgttttgttattgttatcataataaacaatttttcaccaaagtggagatgaataatggtggatatttatcAGGTCGCGAAAGtgcaagaaaaatatcaaccactTTAACCGACACTGGAGGTAACTAATACAGATACAGATACACTTGCcgaaaaaatagtttatttctctcaatacaacaaaaaatggTCGAAAATTTAACTCTCGAAGCGcggttttgtttctttggctgctcggaggtgaatagtccttgctattcacttccgatCTAGCCAATAAGTTTGTACGAAAATaactattcacttgtgtggtctatacaatttttaattattatcatattattattactattatcattattattatcatagtgatcatcatcattatttctGTCATCATCATCCACAGACTGTGACAAatagaggaaaaacaaaaatagggaaaaatgaaattcttccAAAAAGTCCTCTCAGGTTTTTTTGATAACAAGGATAAAGTTAACGCTATAATTTGATTCTCGACGGGATAGAAATATATTATTTGTATTGCTCTGCaagattttgtgaaaaaatagTTGTCTTAGATAGATATCGAAACGATTTCAGAGGATGACATCTCGTATAGAAAGGCCTTTCTACAAGTTGATTTATCATCATGTGTTCCAGGATTTTCGATCAGACCTCTACCTCCTTACAAATCCTTTTAACAAGCCGTCTGGTTTTCACCCTCGGTAGATGCTTTCATGAGCGCGCGGGTATAGGACAAGCAGGATACAACGGTTATCGATCGATTGATATTAATTGAACATTTTCTAATGTATGTCTTCTTACTAAACCCTTTCAGCCTTGACTACAAATTCGCTTGGCCAAGCTTCACGAGGGAAGTTTTCTGTCCTTAGTGAAAAAGCTATGATGCTGTTCAACGTCTCCAaaacagaggaggagaaggcAAGACGACTAGGAATTTGGTTGCTGCCTACACACCAACGAGCTGGAAAGAGAAACTCCATGGACACCTCAATAGATTTTGGGTTTGATCCTTAGTCATTAATTTGCAACGATATCTCGCTAGCTTTATCAAAATCTACTTTTATCTCCACTGTCAATCATCCTTGCGCTCTttaaatcctcaaagagaagtACAGCCAACTGATGTTAAGTATGTGTTTGATTTTGTGGCATATTGTCTCATTTTATTAGTTGCTAACTTCTTTGAATCAATGCAGATAAACTTTGCGCTTAACCATTAAAATCCctaagtttaactttttttttaatatggtCTATTTAGAAAGGTGCTGGCATAGGAGGATTCGACCTTTGACCTTTGACCTCCAAGATCCAGATCTTCATTCAATTCTCAGCTCTAAATGTCAACGTTCTCTTTCATTTAGAACTTAGGGTTTGACGTTTCGTAAAACAGTATTCTTTACCGATTTCCTTTTCATCGTTATTCGTCTGAAAGatgtattttgatattttgaaaaggaattCCTTTTTTGGTAACTCCTGGAATTGAAAGGATTCCTTAGGTATAAGCAAtatatgaaaagagaaaatttttgcaaatagCGCTTTTCAACAcccttgttttcattttcataggtaaataaatgaaactttcctttttcaatgACTCCAATTAATTTTTGATGATGACGTTCCATTGTCCATTGCGTTACCCATTCCGAACGTTGCTGTTATAAGTTTTGATTAAACATGGTTTTCTGAATTACTTCTTCGATTACCCGCTGTGTCAGGTGCCTGTATGGTTTTCCAAATGTggaatgttttaaaatgatcCTTCGTCAGCTGGCTGCATTTGGACAGGGATGAATACGAGCATTAATTTATTGTGTTCCACTTTAAGAGAACGCATACTGTTCTTGTCGCTTCTTTCTGGATGTTGCGCGAAATCCAGGGGTTTGGTGTCATCTTTGACTGACTGACCTCCGGTCTTTCTTCCTCGATTTTATGCGAAAGCGTTGCATCCCGCTGACCAACATAATTCCCACGGGTTGACTCACTTCGATCTAGACGTCATGGGAATACAGAGGCGGATCTAGGAGTGGGGCCCgtccgtccccccccccccccatgttTTGGATGTTTtaggtaaaagaaaaagaatcgcagaaggaagaaaagccggcagggcaagcgacaaaaaaacGGGCCTCCCCCTTTactcaaggtctggatccgccaCTTAGAATATTTGCAGAAAGATTGCAACCACTCGATCGAACAAAACGAGTTACTACAAATTCGAATAGTGAGCCACACATTCGATATTGGTAGATTTAATAATGTTGTGGGTTTTGTTACATCGAGATAAATATCCATTTCTAAGCTAGACAGAATACAGTTTACCAATCTAAGATTCTTACTATCTGGTAGAATTTATCACTGCATCAGCCTCGTTTGATAAACGAAACACCTGTCGAATTGTGCGCCTTACCGCTTGTCTCACCTCCGGGATTTTATAACAATAAAGAAATGGATTAAGCGACGAgctgaagaaaatcaaaattccCGTAAATTCCCAGGCGATAAACAGAGATTGAGTTCTCCCActcttattaaaaataaatagtgTGGTAACAACGAGGAAAGGGACGTAGCACACTTCTAAAATCACCTGTACCCATAGTGCACTACAAACAACTTTTCTTAAACGCGAAATGTTTGGTGAGAATGCTGCTTGTGAATGACTTGCAATTTGAGTTTCACGATTGCGAAGTATAAGGACTATCTTGGTGTAACCGACACCAGACACTGTGACACAAAAGACCAATACTGCTAAAGCGATGCAGATCGTACTTTTGCTGAGAGTAAATCTCCAAAAGGACACAGCGGTCAAGATGATGCCAAGTGCCCATAAGCCAATCACCACTGAAAAGGTTCGTTTGAATGTTACAACATGTCTGTAGCGGAGTCCTAACACCAAAGCCATAAGTCGATCCAAACTGATGGCTGCTGATGTGGAAAGCGATACACCGCACAAAGTTGTAGCGATGGTGATCGAGAATGTCGCTGCGTATAAACAGACAATGTTTCCTTCTTCTGTCATTGTTCTTATCGAAAACAAGTAAACGGCATGAAGAGGCCCTGCAACAAGAGCGACGAGAATGTCCGTGACAGCCAAGCAACGGAACAGAAGTTTGGATGGCGGGTGAATCGAAGATATCTTG encodes:
- the LOC131772821 gene encoding uncharacterized protein isoform X1, whose translation is MAHETAWRKFYILLVLLVNCRNVHSKRQGSVSVTSLGCYQDGVNYQSQRIFPILFLRVKPARWWSDSNHIIQSCASAAAARGYRIFSIQDFAECRWGPSAERDYSKYGRGWYCYRGLGWMGSGSVYRVQSSSPVNGKWASWSRWSSCSASCNGGTRTRRRSCTNPLPANGGARCSGSNSQTQFCNSNRCHSRVVHGRWSAWRPWSTCSRSCGRGSQIRTRTCTNPAPRNGGNNCRGSNTQRRRCNSKRCPVVHGRWSAWQPWSTCSRSCGRGTQIRTRTCTNPAPRNGGNNCRGSSTQRRRCNSKRCPVNGGWSRWRRWSSCSRSCGGGSQRTVRTCTNPPPRNGGSTCPGRSILVRSCNTNRCPGCVESSIVTDRCGQRCMCSRGRFIQCTRVRREFTAMSRADREKYVRIVRTVSTDPRYKPEYDRVITQHRTIFNAGIHQRDFFLPWHRWYMLQYENLLRRVDCTVTVPYWDWSQVSRSPWRGRASDLWFSGNSGFGGNGEQTPQQCVTSGPFRRGVWNVVPSAGGGCLRRQFNLSDNTPDSAAVAEVLRIPHSEFDSFEIALRINLHDTVHCLIGGTMCSFDSAAAPEFMLHHGFIDKIWADWQRRSRNHMNAHFPSVTTPMPGTNQLRTTAVLNNLRLPGGVRVQFQNPPRPHIRNRFGALTTNSLGQASRGKFSVLSEKAMMLFNVSKTEEEKARRLGIWLLPTHQRAGKRNSMDTSIDFGFDP
- the LOC131772821 gene encoding uncharacterized protein isoform X2, with product MRSVSVTSLGCYQDGVNYQSQRIFPILFLRVKPARWWSDSNHIIQSCASAAAARGYRIFSIQDFAECRWGPSAERDYSKYGRGWYCYRGLGWMGSGSVYRVQSSSPVNGKWASWSRWSSCSASCNGGTRTRRRSCTNPLPANGGARCSGSNSQTQFCNSNRCHSRVVHGRWSAWRPWSTCSRSCGRGSQIRTRTCTNPAPRNGGNNCRGSNTQRRRCNSKRCPVVHGRWSAWQPWSTCSRSCGRGTQIRTRTCTNPAPRNGGNNCRGSSTQRRRCNSKRCPVNGGWSRWRRWSSCSRSCGGGSQRTVRTCTNPPPRNGGSTCPGRSILVRSCNTNRCPGCVESSIVTDRCGQRCMCSRGRFIQCTRVRREFTAMSRADREKYVRIVRTVSTDPRYKPEYDRVITQHRTIFNAGIHQRDFFLPWHRWYMLQYENLLRRVDCTVTVPYWDWSQVSRSPWRGRASDLWFSGNSGFGGNGEQTPQQCVTSGPFRRGVWNVVPSAGGGCLRRQFNLSDNTPDSAAVAEVLRIPHSEFDSFEIALRINLHDTVHCLIGGTMCSFDSAAAPEFMLHHGFIDKIWADWQRRSRNHMNAHFPSVTTPMPGTNQLRTTAVLNNLRLPGGVRVQFQNPPRPHIRNRFGALTTNSLGQASRGKFSVLSEKAMMLFNVSKTEEEKARRLGIWLLPTHQRAGKRNSMDTSIDFGFDP
- the LOC131772841 gene encoding melanocyte-stimulating hormone receptor-like — encoded protein: MEHSSADGSQNSLRFLFCVETPLRFHRNHVIYPITVVAFLSITAFVGNVFILIALNKISSIHPPSKLLFRCLAVTDILVALVAGPLHAVYLFSIRTMTEEGNIVCLYAATFSITIATTLCGVSLSTSAAISLDRLMALVLGLRYRHVVTFKRTFSVVIGLWALGIILTAVSFWRFTLSKSTICIALAVLVFCVTVSGVGYTKIVLILRNRETQIASHSQAAFSPNISRLRKVVCSALWVQVILEVCYVPFLVVTTLFIFNKSGRTQSLFIAWEFTGILIFFSSSLNPFLYCYKIPEVRQAVRRTIRQVFRLSNEADAVINSTR